In Leptospira bouyouniensis, the following proteins share a genomic window:
- a CDS encoding TRL domain-containing protein, whose amino-acid sequence MKFIKTLFLIFLFSFFTNCQSGPYPAFIYQYSTQHMIGDSTGNNLTSAKIVKFGKSCSMSGYIMNVFYYGAGNSIEEATRNGNIQKVALVDRESLSILGALFYRECIVVWGE is encoded by the coding sequence ATGAAATTTATCAAAACTTTATTTTTAATATTCCTTTTTTCTTTTTTCACCAATTGCCAATCAGGTCCATATCCTGCATTTATCTACCAATACTCCACCCAACATATGATTGGAGATAGTACTGGAAATAATCTAACGTCAGCAAAGATTGTAAAATTTGGAAAATCCTGCTCAATGTCGGGATATATTATGAATGTATTCTATTACGGCGCAGGAAATTCCATTGAAGAAGCAACAAGAAATGGAAACATCCAAAAAGTTGCATTAGTAGATAGGGAATCTCTATCTATACTTGGAGCATTATTTTACAGAGAATGTATCGTAGTTTGGGGTGAATAA
- a CDS encoding TRL-like family protein, translating to MLTFKRHNILFYITIVLSFFLSTGCAVGPTHGYIVTETHFPGTFNPENNVKADKEAKGCQYTVLYLVTYGDAGAGSVAHKNGITKIATIDHSTFSLFSGLIRNYCTFVVGE from the coding sequence ATGCTAACATTCAAAAGACATAATATTCTATTTTATATAACGATCGTTTTATCATTTTTCCTTTCCACAGGGTGTGCAGTAGGTCCTACTCATGGTTACATTGTGACGGAAACACATTTCCCGGGAACATTTAACCCAGAGAATAATGTAAAAGCTGACAAAGAAGCCAAAGGTTGCCAATATACAGTTTTATATTTGGTCACCTATGGAGATGCAGGTGCAGGAAGTGTGGCTCATAAAAATGGAATCACTAAAATTGCCACCATCGATCATTCCACGTTTAGTCTGTTCAGTGGACTCATCCGAAATTATTGCACATTTGTTGTAGGCGAATAA
- the lsa14 gene encoding adhesin Lsa14 gives MKYKFVFLVSFLFFFQCTGFNLLYETSANGNTNPTREYATTAPLWKGGFFYHRNTTPGPIGIGAEPKFEGKACSNSYLGLFSFGNARIETAKKNGNIQKVAFVDYENTGVFAGFIYHQFCTIVKGSN, from the coding sequence TTGAAATATAAATTTGTTTTTTTGGTCAGTTTTTTATTTTTTTTCCAGTGCACAGGGTTTAACCTGTTATACGAAACATCTGCGAATGGAAATACTAATCCAACACGCGAATATGCGACTACAGCACCACTTTGGAAAGGTGGCTTTTTTTACCATCGGAACACAACACCTGGCCCGATTGGCATCGGTGCAGAACCCAAATTCGAAGGAAAAGCATGTAGTAATTCTTATCTAGGGCTGTTCTCTTTTGGCAATGCAAGGATTGAAACCGCTAAAAAAAACGGAAATATACAAAAAGTAGCCTTTGTTGATTATGAAAACACAGGAGTTTTTGCCGGTTTTATTTACCACCAGTTCTGTACTATCGTAAAAGGTTCCAACTAA